In Spea bombifrons isolate aSpeBom1 chromosome 12, aSpeBom1.2.pri, whole genome shotgun sequence, the following proteins share a genomic window:
- the TNNI3 gene encoding troponin I, cardiac muscle: MSDEEEVTYEEEEEEEEYVEEEVEEEEVAEPEPPKPAPPPPVPPLIRRKSSANYRSYATEPQVKRKPKISASRKLQLKGLLLQIAKSEMENEEAERAREKERYLSEHCEPLQFSGLSLSELKELCRELHAKIDVVDEERYDMEAKVNKNVNEIEDLNQKIFDLRGKFKRPPLRRVRLSADAMMRALLGTKHKVSMDLRANLKQVKQAKKDDADKDIREVGDWRKNVDALSGMEGRKKKFESSGAVQV; encoded by the exons tatgaagaagaagaggaagaagaagaatatgTTGAAGAAGAGGTAGAAGAGGAGGAGGTAGCAGAACCTGAGCCACCGAAACCTGCTCCACCTCCACCAGTTCCACCACTTATTAGAAGAAAGTCTTCGGCCAACTACCGCTCGTATGCCACCGAACCACAGGTTAAG AGGAAACCCAAGATCTCTGCATCTCGAAAACTACAGCTAAAg GGTCTGTTGCTACAAATCGCTAAGAGTGAAATGGAGAACGAGGAGGCAGAGCGAGCGCGTGAGAAGGAGCGGTACCTGTCAGAGCATTGTGAGCCTCTGCAGTTCTCTGGACTGTCCCTGTCTGAACTGAAG GAGCTATGCAGGGAACTCCACGCGAAAATTGATGTAGTGGACGAAGAAAGATACGATATGGAAGCCAAAGTCAATAAGAACGTCAATGAG ATTGAAGACTTGAATCAAAAGATTTTTGACCTACGTGGGAAATTTAAGCGCCCGCCCCTGCGGAGGGTGCGCCTGTCTGCGGACGCCATGATGCGGGCACTCCTGGGCACTAAGCACAAAGTTTCTATGGACTTGAGGGCTAATTTGAAACAGGTCAAACAAGCCAAAAAAGACGATGCAGACAAG GACATACGCGAAGTCGGAGACTGGAGGAAGAACGTCGATGCTCTCAGCGGGATGGAAGGCAGAAAGAAGAAGTTTGAATCGAGTGGGGCTGTGCAGGTTTAG